In Calypte anna isolate BGI_N300 unplaced genomic scaffold, bCalAnn1_v1.p scaffold_162_arrow_ctg1, whole genome shotgun sequence, the following proteins share a genomic window:
- the PBK gene encoding lymphokine-activated killer T-cell-originated protein kinase, translating into MEPFRSPKNPISRDKPDGAPVPVTIPASPFMQKLGYGTGVNVYLMRRSPRGLSHSPWAVKKINSKCTSSQQSIYQQRLNEEAKILKDLQHPNIVGYRAFTEANDGSMCLAMEYGGEKSLTDLIEERSAKKLGPFPAATIFKVALSMARGLKYLHNDKKLLHGDIKSSNVVVKGDFEAIKICDVGVSLPLDENMTVSDPELCYIGTEPWKPKEALEDSGVITDKADIFAFGLTLWEMMTLSVPHLSLGEDSGDEDESFDEDCFDEDAYYAALGTRPALNMEELDPSYQLLIDLFCVCTNEDPKKRPSAASILETLEESLSQE; encoded by the exons ATGGAACCCTTCAGGTCCCCCAAGAACCCCATCTCCAGGGACAAACCTG atggagctcctgtccctgtcaccATCCCAGCCTCTCCCTTCATGCAGAAGCTGGGATATGGCACTGGGGTCAATGTCTACCTGATGAGGAG GTCTCCCCGGGGGCTCTCTCATTCCCCTTGggctgtgaagaaaattaattccaaatgcaccagcagccagcagagcatCTACCAGCAGAGACTGAATGAAGAAGCCAAGATCCTGAAGGATCTCCAGCACCCCAACATCGTGG gttaTCGTGCGTTCACCGAGGCCAACGATGGGAGCATGTGCCTGGCCATGGAGTATGGGGGGGAAAAATCCCTCACTGACCTGATTGAAGAGAGAAGTGCCAAGAAGTTgggtcccttccctgctgccacaATCTTCAAAGTGGCTTTGAGCATGGCCAGGGGGCTGAAG tACCTGCACAATGACAAGAAGCTGCTCCATGGAGACATCAAATCCTCCAACGTGGTGGTGAAAGGTGACTTTGAAGCCATCAAGATCTGTGATGTGGGAGTGTCCCTGCCCCTGGATGAGAACATGACAG TCAGTGACCCGGAGCTGTGCTACATCGGTACCGAACCCTGGAAGCCCAAGGAGGCCCTGGAGGACTCGGGGGTGATCACTGACAAGGCTGACATCTTTGCTTTTGGGCTGACTCTCTGGGAAATGATGACTCTGTCCGTGCCTCACCTCAGCCTGGGGGAGGACTCAGGTGATGAAG ATGAATCCTTTGATGAAGACTGCTTTGATGAAGATGCCTACTATGCAGCCTTGGGAACCCGTCCAGCCCTCAACATGGAGGAACTGGACCCATCCTACCAGCTCCTGATTGACCTTTTCTGTGTCTGCACCAACGAGGACCCCAAGAAACGTCCCTCAGCTGCATCCATCCTGGAGACCTTGGAGGAATCTCTGTCCCAGGAGTAA